One window of the Arthrobacter sp. D5-1 genome contains the following:
- a CDS encoding FadR/GntR family transcriptional regulator, with translation MNLSDSRTAGQQEPQGGHMPISRISAAEAVFAALRRAIEGGQFDIGTKLSSEATLAGQYGVSRSVIREALRSCNTLGLTVTKTGKGTFIVANKVANDLTLGQYSARDLNEARPHIEIPAAGLAAQRRTDEELEHLKEIIQEMLSENDPEAWVNLDASFHSAVARASGNRVFASVVSDIREALAHQSETLNLVADRQHRSDEEHVAVLNAIEAGDSEAASKAMAAHLQAVSVALDTILSK, from the coding sequence GTGAACCTGTCAGACAGCCGGACAGCCGGACAGCAAGAGCCCCAGGGCGGGCATATGCCCATTTCCCGCATCTCCGCAGCTGAAGCGGTCTTCGCGGCGCTGAGGCGTGCGATCGAGGGCGGCCAGTTCGATATCGGCACCAAGCTGAGCTCGGAAGCGACCCTGGCGGGCCAGTACGGCGTCAGCCGCTCCGTTATCCGGGAAGCGCTGCGATCCTGCAACACCCTGGGCCTCACCGTGACCAAAACGGGCAAGGGCACGTTCATTGTGGCCAACAAGGTCGCTAATGACCTTACCTTGGGTCAGTACAGTGCGCGTGATCTCAACGAAGCCCGCCCGCACATCGAGATCCCGGCAGCCGGGCTCGCCGCGCAACGAAGGACGGACGAGGAACTTGAGCACCTCAAGGAGATCATCCAGGAAATGCTCAGCGAGAACGACCCCGAGGCCTGGGTGAACCTGGACGCGAGCTTCCACTCCGCCGTGGCCCGCGCCAGCGGAAACCGGGTGTTCGCCAGCGTCGTCTCGGACATCCGTGAGGCTTTGGCCCACCAGTCCGAGACCCTCAACCTGGTCGCTGACCGGCAACACCGTTCGGACGAGGAACACGTCGCCGTGCTCAATGCGATCGAAGCCGGAGACTCTGAAGCCGCAAGCAAAGCGATGGCCGCCCACCTGCAGGCCGTCAGCGTGGCACTGGACACGATCCTCAGCAAATGA
- a CDS encoding asparaginase yields the protein MPAPAAPAHQTAAQNLKAPHHVPLVEVTRDGLVESIHYGSLIALTEDGTTAVEAGEPDAPMYPRSSLKPLQAVALLKAGLDIPQNLLALTAASHSGAQMHRDGATEILKLHGLTEAALANSTDLPYGVQEREEWLRAGNGPTQIAQNCSGKHASMAAVCVINGWPVEGYLHPGHPLQVLVRDTITDLTGEDAAAVSTDGCGTPLFAHSLHGMARAYGRLAAADESTNEGKVAHAMRRFPEMVAGEGRDVTALMRAVPGLLAKDGFEGLQLVGFPNGTGVAVKISDGGDRARMPVTVEVLRRLGVDGGSLGTLQSPPVLGGGLPVGELRAAHIFSN from the coding sequence ATGCCCGCCCCCGCAGCACCGGCCCACCAAACCGCGGCACAAAACCTCAAAGCGCCGCACCACGTCCCCCTCGTCGAGGTAACCCGCGACGGCCTGGTGGAGAGCATCCACTACGGCTCGCTGATTGCCCTCACAGAAGACGGCACCACCGCCGTGGAAGCCGGCGAACCGGACGCGCCGATGTACCCGCGCTCAAGCCTGAAGCCGCTGCAGGCCGTAGCGCTGCTCAAGGCCGGTTTGGACATCCCCCAAAACCTTCTGGCACTCACCGCTGCCAGCCACTCGGGCGCACAGATGCACCGCGACGGCGCCACTGAAATCCTGAAGCTGCACGGCCTGACCGAGGCCGCACTGGCCAACAGCACGGACCTGCCGTACGGCGTTCAGGAGCGCGAAGAATGGCTCCGTGCCGGTAACGGTCCCACCCAGATTGCACAGAACTGTTCCGGCAAGCATGCTTCCATGGCCGCAGTTTGCGTCATCAACGGCTGGCCTGTGGAGGGGTACTTGCACCCCGGGCACCCCTTGCAGGTCCTGGTCCGCGACACCATCACGGACCTCACCGGCGAGGATGCAGCAGCGGTCAGCACCGACGGCTGCGGGACCCCGCTCTTTGCGCACTCCTTGCACGGCATGGCCCGCGCTTATGGCCGCCTCGCCGCCGCCGACGAAAGCACCAACGAGGGCAAAGTCGCCCACGCCATGCGCCGCTTCCCAGAGATGGTGGCCGGCGAAGGCCGCGACGTCACCGCCCTCATGCGGGCCGTACCCGGGCTTCTGGCGAAGGACGGTTTTGAGGGCCTCCAGCTGGTGGGCTTCCCGAACGGCACCGGTGTGGCCGTCAAGATTTCCGACGGCGGCGATCGTGCCCGCATGCCTGTCACCGTTGAGGTTCTTCGCCGGTTGGGCGTCGACGGCGGCAGCCTGGGCACGCTTCAGAGCCCACCCGTGCTGGGCGGCGGCCTTCCGGTCGGCGAGCTCCGTGCGGCCCACATTTTCAGCAACTAA